In a single window of the Leptospira sanjuanensis genome:
- a CDS encoding SelL-related redox protein, which translates to MEFLPESFKTREAVGIHLRSKTILPCLPHRLSLLVFLRHSGCIFSREAIHDLKEISEICLSFPPVLFFFPGKVKDAEEFFAGVWEDASVVADAKTEFYKDLGLETADLVQLAGPEVLIGTARATFKGHFYGIPGSNPLQMPGVFLVVRDRIVWEHRYRHIGDHPDWKNIPGVTLLPGAEFGPDVMPA; encoded by the coding sequence ATGGAATTTCTTCCGGAGAGTTTCAAGACAAGGGAAGCGGTCGGAATTCATCTGAGGAGCAAGACGATTCTTCCCTGTCTGCCGCACCGCCTGAGTCTTTTGGTTTTTCTACGTCATTCGGGTTGTATCTTCAGCCGCGAAGCGATCCACGATCTCAAGGAGATTTCCGAAATCTGCCTTTCCTTTCCGCCGGTATTGTTTTTTTTTCCGGGAAAAGTAAAGGATGCGGAAGAATTCTTTGCCGGGGTTTGGGAGGATGCAAGCGTCGTCGCCGATGCGAAGACGGAATTTTACAAAGATCTCGGTTTGGAAACGGCGGACTTGGTTCAGCTCGCCGGTCCCGAGGTTTTGATCGGAACGGCGAGGGCCACGTTCAAAGGACATTTTTACGGAATTCCGGGCAGCAATCCTCTGCAAATGCCCGGAGTGTTCTTAGTCGTTCGGGACAGGATCGTTTGGGAACATCGATACAGACATATCGGAGATCATCCCGATTGGAAAAATATTCCGGGAGTCACTCTGCTGCCGGGCGCGGAATTCGGACCCGACGTGATGCCCGCCTAA
- a CDS encoding TerC family protein has translation MELLTLDKVVAVLTLTLMEIVLGIDNIVFLSIVSGKLPKNRQNQARNIGLILALGFRIGLLFAVSWLASLTSPLLTVADFGISGRDLIMLGGGLFLIAKSTSEIHGKVEGIEEDDSKSKKEKISFWGVIVQLIILDIIFSVDSIITAVGLSGQFQVMVAAVVLSMVVMLIFSGTVSDFINEHPTMKVLALAFLIMIGAMLFADGLHFHIPKGYVYFSMAFSLGVELINMRIRKASVKKS, from the coding sequence ATGGAATTACTCACACTCGATAAAGTCGTCGCCGTTTTGACCCTGACTTTGATGGAAATCGTTCTCGGAATCGATAACATCGTCTTTCTCTCCATCGTTTCCGGAAAACTTCCCAAGAACCGACAAAATCAAGCAAGAAACATAGGACTGATTCTGGCGCTCGGCTTTAGAATCGGTTTGTTGTTTGCGGTCAGCTGGCTCGCATCCCTGACCTCCCCTCTTCTGACGGTCGCCGATTTCGGAATTTCCGGAAGGGATTTGATTATGCTCGGCGGAGGTTTGTTCCTCATCGCAAAAAGTACGAGCGAGATTCACGGCAAGGTGGAAGGAATCGAAGAGGATGATTCCAAATCGAAAAAGGAAAAAATTTCTTTCTGGGGTGTGATCGTTCAGCTTATCATTTTGGACATCATCTTTTCCGTGGACTCCATCATAACGGCAGTAGGACTTTCCGGTCAATTTCAGGTGATGGTTGCGGCGGTCGTTTTGTCGATGGTCGTGATGTTGATTTTTTCGGGAACGGTCAGTGATTTTATCAACGAACACCCTACGATGAAAGTGCTCGCGCTTGCGTTTTTAATTATGATCGGAGCGATGTTGTTCGCGGACGGTCTTCACTTTCACATTCCGAAAGGATACGTCTACTTTTCGATGGCGTTCTCACTCGGGGTGGAACTGATCAACATGAGAATCCGAAAAGCAAGCGTTAAGAAATCCTAA
- a CDS encoding Ntn hydrolase family protein, whose product MCDTFVATPSFTGTGSMIFGKNSDREPNEAQALLRVLPRTGEKQTRCTYIQVPGIKQTREVILSKPFQMWGAEMGANASGVVIGNEAVFTKIPFEKKNQGLTGMDLLRLALERSDSAEAARETILQLLEQFGQDACGGYTNSSFYYHNSFLIADFQNAFVLETAGKFWAWKKIEGFYSISNGLTLENDYDAIHPSAIETAVQKGWANHGEPFSFRKAFSDSFFTFFSKCKVRRARTASMGTFKKGNLDPKAAMEILRQEGEPGSAGGRFYPSSSDMGSVCLHATGPITPNGTTASFVAELKPKTSQNRFWFTGTAIPSISLFLPAGFPGTTFLEKNFEQPSATLDTSLWWTHEKFYREIQRFYPDAKALVEPKIDSLENTWFQELKSLEKKSDPSKALDQLSERAARTALQEYRLWNANLVHELKKRKVQQAFAPLYRLQWSIWNQKAGIRIS is encoded by the coding sequence ATGTGTGATACGTTCGTTGCCACACCTTCATTTACCGGAACCGGTTCTATGATCTTCGGGAAGAATTCCGATCGCGAACCGAACGAAGCGCAGGCGTTATTGCGCGTTCTTCCTCGAACCGGGGAAAAACAAACCCGTTGCACATACATCCAAGTTCCCGGCATAAAACAAACACGAGAAGTGATTCTTTCCAAACCGTTTCAGATGTGGGGAGCGGAGATGGGAGCGAACGCTTCGGGGGTCGTCATCGGCAACGAAGCGGTCTTTACGAAAATTCCTTTTGAAAAAAAGAATCAGGGTCTGACGGGAATGGACCTCTTGCGTCTTGCATTGGAAAGAAGCGACAGCGCGGAAGCCGCGCGCGAAACGATTCTTCAGTTGCTCGAACAATTCGGACAAGACGCTTGCGGCGGTTATACGAATTCGTCCTTTTACTATCACAATAGTTTTTTGATCGCGGATTTTCAAAACGCCTTCGTGCTTGAAACCGCGGGAAAATTTTGGGCTTGGAAAAAGATCGAAGGATTTTATTCGATCTCCAACGGGCTTACGTTGGAAAACGATTACGACGCGATTCATCCCTCGGCGATCGAAACCGCGGTTCAAAAAGGTTGGGCGAATCACGGCGAACCGTTTTCTTTCCGCAAAGCGTTCTCGGATTCTTTCTTCACTTTTTTCAGCAAGTGTAAGGTAAGAAGGGCGAGAACTGCCTCGATGGGAACATTCAAAAAAGGGAATTTAGATCCGAAGGCCGCGATGGAAATTCTCAGACAGGAAGGGGAACCGGGAAGTGCCGGCGGACGTTTTTATCCTTCTTCCTCGGACATGGGTTCGGTTTGTCTGCACGCGACCGGACCGATTACGCCTAACGGTACGACCGCTTCTTTTGTGGCCGAGTTGAAACCGAAAACCTCTCAGAACCGTTTTTGGTTTACGGGAACGGCGATTCCTTCGATCTCCTTGTTTCTTCCCGCGGGATTTCCGGGCACAACGTTTTTAGAAAAGAATTTCGAACAACCGAGCGCGACATTGGACACTTCCCTTTGGTGGACGCACGAAAAATTCTATCGAGAGATTCAGAGGTTTTATCCCGACGCCAAAGCTTTGGTGGAACCGAAGATCGATTCCTTGGAAAACACATGGTTTCAGGAATTGAAAAGTCTCGAAAAAAAATCAGACCCTTCCAAGGCCTTGGATCAACTGAGCGAACGGGCCGCGAGAACGGCCCTCCAAGAATATCGGTTGTGGAACGCGAATTTGGTCCACGAACTCAAGAAACGTAAGGTGCAACAGGCGTTCGCGCCTCTGTATCGACTCCAATGGTCTATTTGGAATCAAAAGGCGGGGATTAGGATTTCTTAA
- a CDS encoding acyl-CoA thioesterase → MPKPIRYQYSYSQKVAWGDMDAFGHVNHVVYAKYFENARANYFTDLNLWDTPDRPSEGGPVITHIDVDYRKQVRYPDTLDITMQVDAVTSRSFHISCTMWNREGDCVATAKGEFLWFNFATQKPALLPEIYKNLFFQQQS, encoded by the coding sequence ATGCCTAAACCGATTCGTTATCAATACAGTTATTCCCAGAAAGTGGCTTGGGGGGATATGGACGCGTTCGGACATGTGAATCATGTCGTTTATGCGAAGTATTTTGAAAACGCCCGCGCCAATTACTTTACGGACCTCAATCTTTGGGACACTCCCGATCGTCCGTCCGAGGGCGGACCGGTGATCACTCATATCGACGTGGATTATAGAAAGCAGGTTCGTTATCCCGATACTTTGGATATAACGATGCAGGTGGACGCGGTGACTTCCCGGTCGTTTCATATCTCTTGTACGATGTGGAACCGAGAAGGGGATTGTGTCGCGACCGCAAAGGGAGAATTTCTTTGGTTCAACTTTGCAACTCAGAAGCCGGCCTTGCTTCCGGAGATTTATAAGAATCTATTCTTTCAGCAACAATCGTAA
- a CDS encoding tetratricopeptide repeat protein produces MNKFATIALFLSIFTGLYAMPEAQKVEEELNKFTPENEIQLANKLSALGSLKQKVRDYNSAIDLYNQSLTVREKMGEKESAGYALVLYLKSISEFRQGKSCQALENIKNVISIYQKIGDIDSALNAEEEAYKKYQEACSIHMENVANAQ; encoded by the coding sequence ATGAACAAGTTTGCGACAATTGCTCTCTTTTTAAGCATTTTTACCGGACTTTATGCAATGCCAGAGGCCCAAAAGGTCGAGGAAGAGCTTAATAAGTTTACACCAGAGAATGAAATCCAATTAGCAAATAAGCTAAGCGCGTTGGGAAGTCTGAAACAAAAAGTGAGAGACTACAACTCTGCAATCGACCTTTACAACCAATCTCTCACCGTTCGTGAGAAAATGGGAGAAAAAGAATCCGCAGGTTACGCGCTGGTTCTCTATCTCAAATCCATCTCCGAGTTCCGCCAAGGTAAATCCTGCCAAGCTCTCGAGAACATCAAAAACGTAATTTCCATTTATCAGAAAATCGGGGACATCGATTCCGCCCTGAACGCCGAGGAAGAAGCCTATAAAAAATACCAAGAAGCTTGTTCCATCCATATGGAGAATGTTGCGAACGCTCAGTAA
- the hpf gene encoding ribosome hibernation-promoting factor, HPF/YfiA family gives MKINYNWKNVDHSKAAEEYADSKLDRVSKYLHTVQSFEISFEMIHGEVSANLNLHGDGNKFNAQNSNKDIYACIDGLEDKIVKQVSKHHDKKATH, from the coding sequence ATGAAAATAAACTATAACTGGAAGAACGTAGATCATTCGAAAGCGGCCGAGGAATACGCGGACAGCAAATTGGATCGAGTTTCCAAATATCTTCATACGGTTCAGTCTTTCGAGATCTCTTTTGAAATGATTCACGGAGAAGTCAGCGCCAATCTGAATCTCCACGGAGACGGAAACAAATTCAACGCACAAAATTCGAACAAGGATATCTACGCTTGCATCGACGGCTTGGAAGATAAGATCGTAAAACAAGTCAGCAAACATCACGATAAAAAAGCAACCCACTGA
- a CDS encoding tetratricopeptide repeat protein has protein sequence MSFSRKLEEANQYLSDGDFDKAQKSFDSLLAEEPEHPEIVAGYFISSYWDNRLDRIHNAKEGRERSHLLVQYFAEFQNAFELRKFTGTSSLRAVSESVLSEAVDQLKISVQREGLHFQDPSALLGLIRELIRFRDYRNALEILNYSSSVERNSPEFLYLRAESLFQTGEERKSLVLFREAFLKDPSAAPIAVIKAEPILFWIEKLRDSYQEESDLKEVLPVVLAEQGIFEETRNYSEKEMLVYYQNLIRLKDTLNSRKDLYDFKIRCRILQHACLILDVYRGMQYSEIYQESKRILDSVDPGFFQRRQDEIKK, from the coding sequence ATGTCCTTTTCCAGAAAATTAGAAGAAGCGAATCAATACTTAAGCGACGGAGATTTCGACAAGGCACAAAAAAGTTTCGATTCCCTTTTGGCCGAAGAACCCGAACATCCCGAAATCGTCGCGGGATATTTCATCTCCTCGTATTGGGACAATCGTCTGGATCGGATTCACAACGCGAAGGAAGGAAGGGAAAGAAGCCATCTTCTCGTTCAATATTTCGCCGAATTTCAAAACGCATTCGAGCTCCGAAAGTTCACGGGAACTTCTTCTTTGCGTGCCGTTTCGGAATCGGTTTTATCCGAAGCCGTCGACCAGCTCAAGATTTCGGTTCAAAGGGAAGGTCTTCACTTCCAAGATCCTTCCGCGCTTTTGGGTTTGATCCGAGAACTCATCCGCTTCCGCGATTACCGCAACGCTCTTGAAATCTTAAATTATTCCTCTTCGGTGGAACGGAATTCTCCCGAGTTTTTATATCTGCGCGCGGAGTCCTTGTTTCAAACCGGAGAAGAACGAAAATCTCTCGTGCTCTTTCGAGAGGCGTTTCTAAAAGATCCGTCCGCCGCCCCGATCGCCGTTATCAAAGCGGAACCGATTCTTTTTTGGATCGAAAAATTAAGGGATTCGTATCAGGAAGAATCGGATTTGAAAGAAGTTCTTCCCGTCGTTTTGGCCGAGCAGGGAATCTTCGAGGAAACGAGAAATTATTCCGAAAAGGAAATGCTCGTATATTATCAAAATCTAATCCGTCTGAAGGACACTCTCAACTCGAGAAAGGATCTGTATGACTTTAAGATTCGCTGTAGAATTCTTCAGCACGCTTGTCTGATTCTGGACGTTTACAGAGGAATGCAATACAGCGAAATCTATCAGGAATCCAAGAGAATTCTGGACAGCGTAGATCCCGGCTTTTTTCAAAGAAGACAGGACGAAATCAAGAAATAA
- a CDS encoding LIMLP_12425 family protein — translation MKSLQSKFKIPLFMRKEDGDLLKIENSLVKTMSELRDKQLRNINLSEDFQVRLKNQLKAIQPERENGWEKIRENVVANRGLQLSFSAILALAIVFVTYNRFANPGDGIQSERAGTVFGQSEAGSFQDIPSSGTFESEADKALLKQIPSTAEARRTIDSLRKYFSERGDLRMVEELDKILEFTQGNN, via the coding sequence ATGAAAAGTTTACAGTCAAAATTCAAGATTCCGCTTTTTATGCGAAAGGAAGACGGTGATTTACTCAAGATTGAAAATTCTCTTGTGAAAACGATGTCCGAACTCAGAGACAAACAACTTCGCAATATAAATCTAAGCGAAGATTTCCAGGTTCGATTGAAAAATCAACTCAAGGCAATCCAACCCGAACGTGAAAACGGATGGGAAAAAATTCGTGAAAACGTTGTCGCAAACCGCGGCCTGCAATTATCTTTTTCGGCCATTTTGGCGCTTGCAATCGTCTTCGTAACCTACAACCGATTTGCAAATCCGGGCGATGGAATTCAAAGCGAAAGAGCCGGAACCGTGTTCGGACAATCCGAAGCGGGCAGCTTTCAAGACATTCCTTCCTCCGGTACGTTCGAGTCCGAAGCCGACAAAGCGCTTCTGAAACAAATTCCATCCACAGCCGAAGCCAGAAGAACGATCGATTCTCTCCGGAAATATTTTTCCGAACGGGGCGATCTGAGAATGGTGGAAGAGCTGGATAAAATTCTGGAATTTACGCAAGGCAACAACTAA
- a CDS encoding RNA polymerase sigma factor yields the protein MEQKQIIPKKPTLREIEIGLLKKIKEGDDEAYIQLVNPFRERLYRKAISMVKDGDDAEDIVQDALISGYRSIRNFRAESGVYTWLYRIVVNKSKDLLAKRKRAKENSMDDKEYQVTDDRVGFEKKIELSDESNYLISKINELEDLYKEVIELRYFEEMSYAQIAEVLGTNVGTVKSRLFKAKEFLKHLILQDGKGEGYFR from the coding sequence ATGGAACAAAAACAAATCATTCCCAAAAAGCCCACCTTAAGAGAGATCGAAATCGGCCTTCTCAAAAAGATCAAGGAAGGGGACGACGAGGCTTATATCCAGCTCGTCAATCCGTTCCGAGAAAGACTCTATCGCAAGGCCATCTCAATGGTAAAAGACGGAGACGATGCGGAGGATATCGTACAAGACGCTCTCATCTCCGGTTATCGATCCATTCGAAACTTTCGGGCGGAATCGGGCGTTTATACTTGGCTTTATCGAATCGTGGTCAACAAATCCAAGGACTTGTTAGCGAAACGGAAACGAGCTAAAGAGAATTCCATGGACGATAAGGAATATCAGGTAACGGACGATCGCGTAGGATTCGAAAAAAAAATTGAACTTAGTGATGAGTCCAACTATCTAATTAGCAAAATCAACGAGTTGGAAGATCTCTACAAAGAGGTGATCGAGCTCCGATACTTCGAGGAAATGTCCTACGCGCAGATCGCCGAAGTTTTGGGAACCAACGTGGGAACCGTAAAGAGCAGACTCTTTAAGGCGAAGGAGTTCCTGAAGCACTTGATTTTACAAGACGGTAAGGGTGAAGGATACTTTAGGTAA
- a CDS encoding PilZ domain-containing protein, which translates to MSGNPDPQPRSHRYYPGSYADYIIQIEFGLITLHAKLGNISETGICLILNGEDLNATEPVHGSVIEKKSGKRLEFEGDIVWAGPEVIDHKSRFVYGLRFRVPMILTETLVLINLSLQEP; encoded by the coding sequence ATGTCCGGTAATCCCGATCCTCAACCGAGAAGTCACCGCTACTATCCGGGTAGTTATGCCGACTATATCATACAAATCGAATTCGGTCTGATCACTCTGCACGCAAAATTAGGAAATATTTCCGAGACGGGGATTTGCCTGATCTTAAACGGCGAAGACTTGAACGCGACCGAACCGGTTCACGGTTCCGTGATCGAAAAGAAGTCCGGTAAACGTCTCGAGTTTGAAGGCGACATCGTCTGGGCCGGACCGGAAGTCATCGATCACAAATCGAGATTCGTCTACGGTCTTAGATTTCGGGTGCCGATGATTCTTACCGAAACCCTCGTTTTGATCAATCTTTCTCTACAGGAACCTTGA
- a CDS encoding MBOAT family O-acyltransferase — protein MLFPTLEFCLFFIFVFLVYWYLIPFFFGKEAKALTITHFFLLVVSYYFYMSWDWRFGGLILLSTVIDFVLAARIHSSQNQRTRFILITVSLVLNLVFILGFFKYYNFFADSINLFLGHFGVTNALPILHIILPVGISFYTFQSLSYTIDVYRGQILPEKSFLRFALFVSFFPQLVAGPIVTARTFLPQMETVKNMTEIPFRKAIRYFILGYIKKVVLSDNVAPIVDKIFSHPENFGTAAIWLAATLFLIQIYCDFSGYTDMAYASALLLGYELPENFRMPFIGKSVTEYWRRWHITLSTWLRDYVYISLGGNRAGAVRHRFNLWITMFIAGFWHGANWTFIIWGSCQGTILLIEAMFKSFKEKYFPNFRLLPEKIGVPIQIVVTNLISISVGTWFRAESVEKEWVMLKRLFVYTEGGLRPYMLKTGIPVILCIIVGQWLGYWIFEKKKEWNPPAWLEFSLYPVIAVVLALFTPDLEIPFIYFQF, from the coding sequence TTGCTTTTTCCTACTTTAGAATTTTGCTTATTTTTTATCTTCGTATTCCTGGTTTACTGGTATCTGATTCCGTTTTTTTTCGGAAAAGAAGCCAAAGCGCTCACAATCACGCATTTCTTTCTTCTCGTCGTCAGCTACTACTTTTACATGAGCTGGGATTGGAGATTCGGAGGATTGATTCTTCTTTCGACCGTTATCGACTTCGTTCTCGCCGCGAGAATCCATTCTTCCCAAAATCAAAGAACACGTTTTATTCTGATCACCGTCAGCCTTGTTCTGAACCTAGTTTTTATTCTCGGTTTTTTCAAATATTATAATTTCTTTGCGGATTCGATCAATCTTTTCCTCGGTCATTTCGGTGTGACTAACGCGTTGCCGATTCTTCATATCATTCTCCCCGTGGGAATTTCGTTTTATACGTTTCAATCTTTGAGTTATACGATCGACGTATATCGCGGTCAAATTCTCCCCGAAAAAAGTTTTCTGCGTTTCGCTTTGTTCGTTTCCTTTTTTCCGCAGCTCGTTGCAGGACCGATCGTAACCGCGAGAACCTTTTTACCGCAGATGGAAACGGTTAAGAATATGACGGAAATTCCGTTTCGAAAGGCGATCCGTTATTTTATTCTCGGGTATATCAAGAAGGTCGTTCTTTCGGATAACGTGGCTCCCATCGTCGATAAGATCTTTTCGCATCCGGAGAACTTTGGAACCGCCGCCATCTGGCTCGCGGCGACCTTGTTTTTGATTCAGATTTATTGCGACTTCAGCGGTTATACGGACATGGCGTATGCGTCCGCTCTTCTGCTCGGATACGAACTTCCCGAGAACTTTCGTATGCCGTTTATCGGAAAAAGCGTCACAGAATACTGGAGACGATGGCACATCACTCTTTCGACTTGGCTCCGAGATTACGTCTATATCTCCCTAGGAGGAAACCGTGCGGGCGCGGTCCGACATAGATTCAATCTTTGGATTACGATGTTCATCGCCGGTTTTTGGCACGGAGCCAATTGGACCTTCATTATCTGGGGAAGTTGTCAGGGAACGATTCTGTTGATCGAGGCGATGTTCAAAAGCTTCAAGGAAAAATATTTTCCGAACTTCCGTCTTCTTCCAGAAAAGATCGGAGTTCCGATTCAAATCGTCGTCACCAACTTGATTTCGATTTCGGTGGGAACTTGGTTTCGAGCGGAATCCGTAGAAAAAGAATGGGTCATGTTGAAACGTTTGTTCGTATACACCGAAGGCGGTTTGCGGCCGTACATGCTCAAAACGGGAATTCCCGTCATTCTTTGTATCATCGTCGGACAATGGCTCGGTTATTGGATCTTCGAAAAAAAGAAAGAATGGAATCCGCCTGCGTGGCTCGAGTTTTCTCTTTATCCGGTGATCGCGGTCGTTCTTGCGTTGTTTACTCCGGATCTTGAAATTCCATTCATCTACTTTCAATTTTGA
- a CDS encoding DUF3332 domain-containing protein: MQQNKFRKAIVAILVPMILLVSFANCFGKFAIVKKVYDVNESFNIGSGLLAKFIKTLVMYFPFSILYAVGFFFDLILFNLIEFWSGSNPVGYNEYDQDGKYVKSFEEKGEKLTLVYTNFGSRLDITAEKDGNVQTLSALRAEPGKFFVEKNGKLEEIIVTSETVGSKTILKMAEQGKLKSTKVIDTKTLSDLEAKLASDSL; this comes from the coding sequence ATGCAACAAAATAAGTTTCGTAAGGCTATCGTAGCAATTCTTGTCCCAATGATTCTTCTCGTTTCTTTCGCGAATTGTTTCGGTAAGTTTGCGATCGTTAAAAAAGTATATGACGTAAACGAAAGTTTCAATATCGGTAGCGGTTTGCTGGCGAAATTCATCAAAACTCTCGTAATGTATTTCCCTTTCAGTATTCTTTATGCTGTGGGATTTTTCTTTGATCTCATTCTTTTTAACCTGATCGAATTCTGGTCCGGAAGCAATCCCGTCGGCTACAATGAATACGATCAAGACGGCAAATACGTGAAGTCTTTCGAAGAAAAAGGTGAAAAGCTGACTTTGGTTTATACGAACTTCGGAAGCAGACTGGATATTACCGCTGAAAAAGACGGAAACGTTCAAACTCTTTCCGCACTTCGTGCAGAACCCGGTAAATTCTTCGTTGAAAAGAACGGAAAACTCGAAGAAATCATCGTGACTTCCGAAACCGTAGGATCCAAAACGATTCTGAAAATGGCGGAACAAGGAAAGTTGAAATCCACAAAAGTGATCGATACAAAAACCTTAAGCGACCTAGAAGCAAAACTCGCTTCGGATTCTCTCTAA
- a CDS encoding DUF192 domain-containing protein, giving the protein MRPEFELLFLFIAILLVSSNVSARDPEKITIYVDEHPLLVEVVNTPTDRARGLMYRKHLAENEGMLFVFSEPDYLSFWMKNTWIPLSIAYFNRDKRITDIHDMKPNQTTELYHSSEKALYALEVNQGWFAKRKIGKYGVLKLPDRVKAAQ; this is encoded by the coding sequence ATTCGACCCGAATTCGAACTTCTTTTTTTATTCATCGCGATTCTTCTGGTTTCGTCTAACGTATCGGCGCGTGATCCCGAAAAGATTACGATTTACGTGGACGAACATCCTCTACTCGTCGAAGTCGTAAACACTCCCACGGATCGTGCGCGAGGTTTGATGTATCGAAAACATCTCGCTGAAAACGAAGGAATGTTATTTGTATTTTCCGAACCGGATTACTTGAGTTTTTGGATGAAGAACACTTGGATTCCTCTCAGCATCGCGTATTTCAACCGCGACAAAAGAATCACGGACATACACGATATGAAGCCGAATCAAACCACGGAACTCTATCATTCCAGCGAAAAGGCTTTGTATGCGTTGGAGGTCAATCAGGGCTGGTTTGCGAAACGGAAGATCGGAAAATACGGTGTGTTAAAACTGCCCGATCGAGTGAAGGCAGCGCAGTAA
- a CDS encoding enoyl-CoA hydratase-related protein yields the protein MSEKLINVTKEGQIAVLTIQRPSALNALNKEVLSQIGREVEALENDKDIRVLIVTGEGKAFVAGADIAEMKDLNVAQGEEFSKLGNGVFQKLHQSRIVSIAAINGFSLGGGMELALACDIRVGSEKAKLGLPEVSLGLIPGFGGTQRLARLIGYARAIELVVTGDMITAEEGYRIGILNKLVKEGEDLLAFSKTIANSILKKGPQAIERVKKTIQQGLDVSLKDGISIEEKAFGACFDGGQSKEGMSAFLEKRPAQF from the coding sequence ATGAGTGAAAAATTAATCAACGTAACTAAGGAAGGACAAATCGCGGTTCTTACGATCCAAAGACCTTCCGCTCTCAACGCTCTCAATAAGGAAGTTCTGAGTCAGATCGGTCGGGAAGTGGAAGCTCTTGAAAACGATAAAGACATCCGCGTTCTCATCGTAACGGGAGAAGGCAAGGCCTTCGTCGCAGGCGCGGACATCGCTGAGATGAAGGACCTAAACGTCGCACAAGGGGAAGAATTCTCCAAACTCGGCAACGGAGTATTCCAAAAATTGCATCAATCCAGAATCGTTTCGATCGCGGCGATCAACGGATTTTCTCTCGGCGGAGGAATGGAACTCGCGCTGGCTTGCGATATTCGAGTCGGTTCCGAAAAAGCGAAACTCGGTTTGCCGGAAGTTTCCTTGGGACTGATTCCCGGTTTCGGAGGAACGCAAAGACTTGCGCGATTGATCGGTTACGCAAGAGCGATCGAACTCGTCGTTACGGGCGATATGATTACCGCGGAAGAAGGATATAGAATCGGAATTCTCAACAAACTCGTAAAAGAGGGCGAAGATCTATTAGCTTTTTCTAAAACGATTGCGAATTCCATTTTGAAAAAAGGGCCCCAGGCAATCGAAAGAGTGAAGAAGACCATTCAGCAAGGTCTGGACGTTTCCTTGAAAGACGGAATTTCCATCGAAGAAAAAGCGTTCGGCGCCTGTTTCGACGGGGGACAATCCAAGGAAGGAATGAGCGCATTCCTCGAAAAAAGACCGGCTCAGTTTTAA